In a single window of the Coffea eugenioides isolate CCC68of chromosome 3, Ceug_1.0, whole genome shotgun sequence genome:
- the LOC113765987 gene encoding MDIS1-interacting receptor like kinase 2-like — protein MNLTIEEVQGNKGLCGNITGLPACGSSPLIKKHVKDKQKKLLVTILCPLLGSFLLLCAFYGGLRLHDQWRKSSGTEDMDMKKGNFFSVCSYDGKALYKEIVMATEEFNDIFCIGKGGYGSVYRAELPSGDVIAVKKLHHVPEMAMHRSFLNEIKALTEIKHRNIVKLFGFCSNSRHSFLVYEYLERGSLAKILSMEEEAMELDWQKRLKIIKGIAHALSYMHHDCSPAIVHRDLSSNNILLDPEYEAHISDFGTSKFLKIDSSNWSSLAGTYGYVAPEFAYTMKVTEKCDVYSFGVLTMEVIKGKHPGDLIAYLMSSKPENIELKDLLDQRLLYPSQEIERNLKSVLKLVRAY, from the exons ATGAATTTAACCATAGAGGAAGTACAGGGAAATAAAGGTCTATGCGGCAATATTACAGGGTTACCAGCTTGTGGAAGTTCCCCGTTGATTAAAAAGCATGTCAAGGATAAGCAGAAGAAACTTCTTGTCACAATTTTATGTCCTCTTCTGGGATCATTCCTACTTCTTTGTGCATTCTATGGTGGTCTCAGATTGCATGATCAATGGAGAAAAAGTTCAGGAACAGAAGATATGGATATGAAgaagggaaattttttttctgtATGTTCTTATGACGGGAAAGCATTGTATAAAGAAATAGTAATGGCTACAGAAGAGTTCAATGACATATTTTGCATTGGGAAAGGGGGTTATGGAAGTGTTTATAGAGCAGAGCTTCCATCAGGCGATGTGATAGCCGTAAAGAAGCTTCACCACGTGCCTGAGATGGCGATGCATAGAAGTTTCTTGAATGAGATAAAGGCCTTGACAGAAATCAAGCATCGAAACATTGTGAAACTCTTTGGCTTCTGCTCAAATTCTCGGCACTCATTTTTGGTTTATGAGTACCTTGAAAGAGGAAGCTTGGCAAAAATTTTGAGCATGGAAGAAGAAGCTATGGAGTTAGACTGGCAGAAGAGGTTGAAAATCATCAAAGGCATAGCTCATGCTTTATCTTACATGCATCATGATTGTTCACCAGCAATTGTACATCGAGACTTATCAAGCAACAACATTTTGCTTGATCCAGAATATGAGGCTCACATTTCTGATTTTGGTACTTCTAAGTTTCTGAAAATAGATTCATCTAATTGGAGTTCTCTTGCTGGCACATATGGATATGTTGCACCAG AATTTGCCTACACAATGAAAGTAACTGAAAAGTGTGATGTTTATAGCTTTGGGGTCCTGACAATGGAAGTAATCAAAGGAAAGCATCCTGGTGACTTGATTGCTTATCTAATGTCTTCAAAGCCTGAAAACATAGAACTGAAAGACTTGCTCGACCAAAGACTTCTGTACCCcagtcaagaaattgaaaggAATCTGAAATCCGTTCTCAAACTAGTAAGAGCTTAT
- the LOC113765988 gene encoding MDIS1-interacting receptor like kinase 2-like, producing MGSFEFMSIFIMVLLFPPSHPKAKCVASDSAGEAAGLLKWKASFQNQNNSLLASWNLQSISSKNSSNQPCTWAGISCINGSVSKLNLSEYSIKGSLYDFPFSTLPNLEYLNLRKNQIFGNIPREIGNLTKLIHLDFSVNELSEQIPPEICNLRNLTHLDLDSNQLSGPIPSGIGTLHNLIKLFLEDNNLTGPIPSTFGNLTKLVKLYLFQNHLYGPIPQAMGHLISLQFLMLYQNNLTSAIPKSLGNLTNLTHLYLYENQLSSPIPKDLGGLKFLTKMEVGENQLNGSIPVSIGNLSNLNELHLRENQFSGTIPEELGNLKKLVVLDLDQNRFSGPLPDLLCQNGTLQIITVSENMLTGPIPRCLKNCSSLIRARFNGNHFYGNLSEMFGIYPFLDFIDLRDNEFYGELSSNWGKCKILTALMVGKNNITGGIPPEIGTLTKLQALDLSSNYLSGEIPRGVGKLASMLNLYLHDNQLTGSMPQELGMLTKLLYVDLSTNSFNGPIPEHLGDLRRDTI from the exons ATGGGTTCTTTTGAATTTATGTCGATATTCATTATGGTCCTACTTTTCCCACCATCTCATCCCAAAGCCAAATGTGTCGCTTCAGATTCGGCTGGTGAGGCGGCTGGTCTTTTGAAATGGAAAGCCAGTTTTCAAAACCAGAACAATAGCTTGCTAGCCTCGTGGAACCTCCAATCCATCAGCAGCAAGAATTCTTCCAACCAACCATGCACTTGGGCTGGCATTTCATGCATTAATGGAAGTGTCAGCAAGTTGAATCTCTCAGAATACAGCATAAAAGGTAGCCTTTATGACTTCCCATTTTCAACCCTCCCAAATCTTGAATATCTTAATCTTCGCAAGAATCAGATCTTTGGCAACATACCTCGTGAAATAGGTAACCTGACCAAGCTCATTCATCTTGATTTCTCAGTTAATGAGTTGTCAGAACAAATCCCACCTGAAATTTGTAACTTGAGAAATTTAACTCATTTAGATCTCGATAGTAATCAACTTTCAGGTCCAATTCCATCAGGAATAGGAACTCTGCATAATTTGATTAAACTTTTTCTGGAGGACAACAATTTAACAGGTCCAATTCCATCCACTTTTGGCAACCTCACCAAGCTAGTGAAGTTATATCTTTTCCAAAATCACCTATATGGTCCCATTCCCCAAGCGATGGGACATTTGATCTCACTCCAGTTTCTTATGTTGTATCAAAATAATCTTACCAGTGCAATTCCAAAGTCACTGGGTAATTTGACCAATTTAACTCATCTGTATCTCTATGAGAATCAACTTTCAAGTCCAATTCCAAAAGATTTGGGTGGTCTCAAATTCCTTACCAAAATGGAAGTAGGTGAGAACCAACTTAATGGTTCTATTCCTGTTTCAATTGGTAATTTGAGTAACTTAAATGAATTGCATCTCCGAGAGAACCAATTTTCTGGTACAATTCCAGAAGAGCTTGGAAACCTGAAAAAGTTGGTAGTTTTGGATTTGGATCAAAATCGGTTTTCTGGTCCATTGCCAGATCTACTATGTCAAAATGGAACCCTCCAAATTATTACTGTATCTGAGAACATGCTTACAGGTCCAATCCCTAGATGCTTGAAAAATTGCTCAAGCTTAATTAGGGCCCGCTTCAATGGGAACCATTTCTATGGTAACTTGTCGGAAATGTTTGGCATCTATCCTTTCCTGGATTTCATAGATCTGCGGGACAACGAATTCTATGGGGAACTCTCTAGCAACTGGGGAAAATGCAAAATCTTGACGGCCCTGATGGTTGGAAAGAACAACATCACAGGTGGTATACCTCCAGAAATTGGAACTTTAACTAAATTACAAGCGCTTGATCTTTCTTCAAATTATTTATCTGGGGAGATACCAAGAGGAGTTGGGAAGTTGGCTTCTATGCTTAATCTATATTTGCATGACAACCAACTCACTGGCAGTATGCCTCAGGAGTTGGGAATGCTAACAAAACTTCTTTATGTAGACCTGTCCACAAACTCCTTTAATGGACCTATTCCAGAACATTTGGGAGATTTGAG GAGAGATACCATCTGA